In Sphingobacterium thalpophilum, a genomic segment contains:
- a CDS encoding SusC/RagA family TonB-linked outer membrane protein encodes MIKGKVYDETGDPVTKVTLRDSQKKMLGASDSQGNFNIVVTQLPLWIYCSKIGYLTDSIYLNNAIGIEIVLKQSNTQLQEAVVYSNGFQKLPKERATGSFENLGNDLLKRRISSTIIGQLDGLATGLQFDNRTKSAQLNIRGLNSFSGGNVKPLIVLDNFPFEGTLDQINPNDVEDVTLLKDAAATSIWGARAGNGVIVITTKKATNKFKIDFSSNWTFQPPDDLYYEPIVNSTDFIDLEMMLFDKGHFDNQFSNPLALRKIVLSPVVDLLQKLRLGEIQQDEADRKIRSWRSYDYRKDKEKFYRVAALQQDYIRINSGNTRSDHSVSIGWDRNLSQHIKSLSDRISIRQTNLFDVTDNLQLQANFSYTSTIDRAPAGTDNFFYYPYTRLFDDVGNSITVPYLLNQNYVSELGAKNGIDWTLNPMEDLNKSLTKNKMDHFAANMIARYSIFKGITGQLIYGAETQKSRNTSLYEESSFFSRNLINQFTQQTNDGKLKYILPKGAIQDRSFSTLMSHRIRAQLDFAKNWANSHELNILIGTELSHRKVDGNSYRNYGVDADVLTVQKVDYVNPYPTFDNLYGNNYIPFYGSNSQNVQRFLSLFANAAYTFKGKYTISGSMRKDGSNVFGAITNEKWNPLWSTGVAWALAEENFLKDISWISSLKIRATYGTSGNIGGGANRDPIMIYNAATAQYTNYQYGLINTPPNPYLKWEEVQTFNSALEFSMLKNRISGSVEWYSKRSVDLIAPDQIDPTTGFGNAYRNIGVINGRGWDAKLSIASNPNSSLKWNTTFGFSYSKSVVKDYNGAINTTMNYAESGPQILNPILDKELYPVFAYRFEGLDPQNGDPQGSYKGEVSKDYQKLLNDSLQNLHYYGSALPSHYGFLRGMLGWKKLQFTFSINYKFGHYFRKRTVGYAGMFNGTAGHGDFYQRWQNPGDEKWTNIPSMIYPANTSRDNFYKYAEPNVLKGDVIRLQDLRLSYSFAKIPIQVNASVNNVGILWKANKKGLDPDYFSTPPSRIYSFGINVNF; translated from the coding sequence ATGATAAAAGGAAAAGTATATGATGAAACTGGCGATCCTGTGACGAAGGTCACTCTTAGGGACAGTCAGAAGAAAATGTTGGGGGCAAGCGATAGCCAGGGCAATTTTAATATCGTTGTAACCCAATTGCCGCTATGGATATATTGCAGCAAAATAGGCTATCTTACAGATTCAATTTACTTAAATAATGCAATAGGGATTGAAATTGTCCTTAAACAAAGCAATACCCAGTTGCAGGAAGCTGTGGTCTATAGTAATGGCTTTCAGAAGCTGCCCAAGGAAAGAGCGACAGGATCTTTTGAAAACTTGGGCAATGATCTGTTAAAAAGAAGGATTTCTTCCACAATCATAGGGCAATTGGATGGTCTGGCAACAGGACTCCAGTTTGATAATAGGACAAAGAGCGCTCAACTGAACATCCGCGGCCTCAATTCTTTTTCGGGAGGAAATGTGAAGCCGCTTATTGTACTGGATAATTTCCCCTTCGAAGGGACATTGGATCAGATCAACCCAAATGATGTCGAAGACGTAACCCTACTAAAGGATGCTGCGGCAACTTCAATATGGGGAGCAAGAGCAGGAAACGGTGTAATCGTGATCACAACGAAAAAAGCCACAAATAAATTTAAGATCGACTTTTCTTCGAATTGGACTTTTCAGCCTCCCGATGATTTATATTATGAACCTATTGTGAATTCAACTGACTTTATAGATCTCGAAATGATGCTTTTTGATAAAGGACATTTTGACAATCAATTCTCCAACCCATTGGCATTACGTAAAATAGTCCTGTCGCCAGTGGTAGATCTGTTACAAAAATTGAGATTGGGGGAGATACAGCAGGATGAGGCTGACCGTAAAATTCGATCCTGGCGATCTTATGACTATAGAAAGGACAAAGAAAAATTTTATAGAGTAGCCGCACTTCAACAAGATTATATAAGAATAAATAGCGGCAACACCCGATCCGATCACAGCGTTTCGATAGGTTGGGACAGAAACTTAAGTCAGCACATAAAAAGTCTATCAGACAGAATATCCATAAGACAGACTAACTTGTTTGATGTTACCGATAATTTACAGTTACAGGCAAACTTCTCCTATACATCAACCATTGATAGAGCACCGGCAGGGACCGATAACTTTTTCTATTATCCCTATACAAGGCTTTTTGATGATGTCGGAAACTCGATAACCGTGCCCTATCTGCTCAACCAGAATTACGTAAGCGAGCTCGGTGCTAAAAATGGGATAGACTGGACTCTCAACCCTATGGAGGATTTAAATAAATCGTTGACAAAAAATAAAATGGACCATTTTGCTGCAAATATGATTGCGAGATATTCAATATTTAAAGGAATTACCGGACAGTTGATCTATGGGGCTGAAACGCAAAAATCAAGAAATACTTCCTTATATGAAGAATCAAGTTTTTTCTCAAGAAATCTCATTAATCAGTTTACGCAGCAAACGAATGATGGAAAATTGAAATACATATTGCCAAAAGGAGCAATACAGGATAGATCGTTCAGTACGCTGATGAGCCATCGTATCCGTGCGCAGTTAGACTTTGCAAAAAATTGGGCAAATAGTCATGAACTTAATATACTCATAGGTACAGAGCTGAGCCACCGCAAGGTCGATGGTAATTCATACCGAAACTATGGTGTTGATGCCGATGTGCTGACGGTACAGAAAGTGGACTATGTCAATCCGTATCCAACTTTCGATAATCTTTACGGAAATAATTATATACCGTTTTATGGAAGTAATTCCCAAAATGTACAACGGTTTTTATCCTTATTCGCAAATGCGGCCTATACCTTTAAAGGCAAGTACACTATTAGTGGCTCAATGCGAAAGGATGGAAGCAATGTATTTGGTGCTATAACAAATGAAAAATGGAACCCCCTTTGGTCTACAGGGGTAGCATGGGCATTGGCTGAAGAAAATTTTTTGAAGGATATATCCTGGATAAGCAGCCTCAAAATACGCGCGACATATGGTACAAGCGGAAATATTGGCGGCGGTGCCAATCGTGATCCGATTATGATATACAATGCGGCCACTGCGCAGTACACAAATTATCAATATGGTCTGATCAATACACCGCCCAACCCATACTTAAAATGGGAAGAAGTGCAGACTTTTAACAGTGCTCTAGAATTTTCAATGCTAAAAAATAGAATCTCTGGATCGGTTGAATGGTATAGCAAAAGATCTGTTGATCTGATTGCGCCTGATCAGATTGATCCGACTACAGGTTTTGGAAATGCCTACCGTAATATCGGTGTAATCAATGGCAGAGGATGGGATGCTAAATTAAGTATTGCTTCAAACCCTAATAGTTCGCTGAAATGGAATACTACGTTCGGATTTTCTTACTCAAAAAGTGTCGTGAAAGATTATAATGGTGCTATAAATACGACGATGAATTATGCAGAAAGCGGCCCGCAGATCTTAAATCCAATTCTGGATAAGGAATTGTATCCTGTATTTGCCTATCGTTTTGAGGGTTTAGATCCACAGAATGGAGATCCTCAAGGTAGCTATAAAGGTGAGGTCTCCAAAGATTATCAAAAGTTGCTGAATGATTCTTTGCAAAATCTGCATTATTATGGCTCAGCTTTACCAAGCCATTATGGCTTCTTAAGAGGAATGCTCGGGTGGAAGAAACTGCAGTTCACATTTTCTATAAATTATAAGTTTGGTCATTATTTTAGAAAACGGACTGTGGGATACGCGGGAATGTTCAATGGTACAGCAGGACATGGAGATTTCTATCAAAGGTGGCAAAATCCCGGCGATGAGAAATGGACTAACATCCCTTCAATGATATATCCCGCAAATACCAGCAGAGATAACTTTTATAAATATGCTGAGCCCAATGTCTTAAAAGGTGATGTCATCAGATTACAGGATCTGAGATTAAGTTATTCATTTGCAAAAATTCCCATACAGGTCAATGCTTCAGTAAATAATGTCGGCATTTTATGGAAAGCAAATAAGAAAGGCTTAGATCCCGATTATTTTAGTACCCCCCCAAGCCGAATCTATTCCTTTGGTATAAACGTCAATTTTTAA
- a CDS encoding redoxin family protein, translated as MMKSTLFNLYKAFKSKRARVMLLCLVSMFSLSAQTPRQDSGANGLSTAQPLMIGFRVPEEFWSHEFMIFENNKYVMRTLAEYRGKPLILDFWATWCTSCVANFPKLDQLKRLHGDKINFLLVNSFDKDTTKIATVLRGKKTEKYRTQTPSVVLDTFLKQIFPHKAVPIYIWLDHFGKLGALSTSDFLNDNQVKVLLARMKGVQE; from the coding sequence ATGATGAAATCAACACTATTCAATTTATATAAGGCCTTTAAGAGCAAACGAGCACGAGTGATGCTGCTGTGTTTGGTTTCTATGTTTAGTTTATCTGCCCAGACGCCCCGCCAGGACAGCGGGGCCAATGGGCTCAGCACTGCTCAACCTTTGATGATTGGGTTTAGAGTACCTGAAGAATTCTGGTCTCACGAGTTCATGATCTTTGAGAACAATAAATATGTCATGCGTACTTTAGCAGAATATCGTGGTAAACCTTTGATCTTGGATTTTTGGGCCACATGGTGTACCTCTTGCGTAGCGAATTTTCCTAAACTGGATCAATTGAAACGTCTCCATGGTGATAAAATTAATTTTTTACTTGTCAATAGCTTTGATAAAGATACCACAAAGATCGCAACAGTGCTTCGTGGTAAAAAAACTGAGAAATACAGAACGCAAACTCCCTCAGTCGTTTTAGATACTTTCCTTAAGCAGATATTTCCCCATAAAGCAGTGCCAATCTATATTTGGCTCGATCATTTCGGTAAACTGGGCGCGCTATCCACATCTGATTTTCTCAATGATAATCAAGTTAAAGTGCTGCTCGCTAGAATGAAAGGAGTGCAAGAATGA
- a CDS encoding nucleoside-diphosphate sugar epimerase/dehydratase translates to MINFWREGMLFDKPRWMILLLDMLIVVLGFGISYFLIFKHRGTVDFDKLCIQAVVISAVYFACFLLLGTFRAVMHKTGIRDLQQLVFAVVVAFIVAEMLSKVIEFLAPPGSFLSGMLPFSDTQLLFHALISGFVLTFTRVLYRAIYHELVWNQKDNRIPVILFGAGTMGNTTFHFIHTTSRNKYRIVAIMDDKPSRIGKRIQGFKVHDIQNLDKEFVKRHGNAHELIIAVDDHTPSRLQRVFKLAEPIPLIVKIIPDTARLLAGEVATRQIRSLRVEDLLGRKTIDMDNPAIADEMNGQVVLVTGGAGSIGSELVRQLARTSVKKLIVLDQAESALYEIQQELRSSPNFESFSFVVGDIRNESFMDAVFQAFLPTYVFHAAAYKHVPLMEANPYESVLTNVCGSYSLAQLADKYQVIKFVMVSTDKAVNPTNVMGATKRVAEIAVSIVNKYSKTNFIVTRFGNVLGSNGSVIPLFERQMLHGGPLTITDPNITRYFMTIPEACQLVQEAAVMGKGGEIFVFDMGEPVKIMNLAKQMIRLKGYNYPEDIDIKVVGLRPGEKIFEELLANGENTEKTYHEKIMIAKVNTADLAIQKSRVEYLCQFVENANPHVDKMELVRLIKQIVPEYRSQNSVFQTLDK, encoded by the coding sequence ATGATTAATTTCTGGAGAGAGGGGATGCTTTTTGATAAACCCCGATGGATGATCCTTTTGTTGGACATGCTGATTGTTGTACTGGGTTTTGGTATCAGTTATTTCTTGATCTTCAAACATCGGGGTACTGTTGATTTTGATAAATTGTGCATTCAGGCAGTCGTTATCTCAGCAGTTTATTTCGCCTGTTTTTTATTGTTGGGCACATTTAGGGCAGTGATGCACAAGACAGGTATCCGGGATCTTCAGCAGCTTGTTTTTGCGGTTGTCGTCGCATTTATTGTGGCCGAAATGTTGAGCAAAGTCATCGAGTTTCTTGCCCCGCCGGGCTCTTTCCTCTCAGGTATGCTTCCTTTTTCAGATACACAGCTGCTATTTCATGCTTTGATTTCAGGATTTGTATTGACATTTACCCGCGTGCTGTACCGGGCTATCTATCACGAACTTGTCTGGAACCAAAAGGACAACCGTATTCCGGTTATTCTTTTTGGGGCGGGTACAATGGGCAATACAACCTTTCACTTCATTCACACCACATCCCGCAATAAATACCGTATTGTCGCTATTATGGACGACAAGCCCAGCCGTATCGGCAAGCGTATTCAGGGATTTAAAGTTCACGATATACAAAACTTGGATAAAGAATTTGTAAAGCGGCATGGGAATGCACACGAATTGATTATTGCTGTCGACGACCATACACCAAGTAGGTTGCAGCGCGTATTTAAATTGGCCGAACCAATCCCTCTAATAGTAAAAATTATCCCAGATACAGCACGTTTGCTTGCCGGTGAAGTTGCCACGCGTCAGATCAGGAGTTTGCGTGTAGAAGATCTGCTCGGGCGTAAAACGATCGATATGGACAATCCAGCTATTGCTGATGAAATGAATGGGCAGGTTGTTTTGGTCACTGGTGGGGCAGGCTCTATTGGAAGTGAGCTAGTCCGCCAGCTAGCGCGTACCAGCGTCAAAAAACTGATCGTATTGGATCAGGCCGAGTCGGCGTTATATGAGATTCAGCAGGAACTGCGGTCAAGCCCCAATTTTGAATCCTTTAGCTTTGTTGTCGGTGATATCCGCAACGAGTCTTTTATGGATGCTGTTTTTCAGGCCTTTTTGCCGACCTATGTCTTTCACGCAGCGGCCTACAAACATGTTCCGTTGATGGAAGCCAATCCCTACGAATCGGTTCTGACCAATGTGTGCGGATCTTATTCGCTGGCCCAACTGGCCGATAAATACCAGGTCATCAAATTTGTAATGGTTTCCACAGACAAAGCCGTCAACCCAACGAATGTCATGGGAGCCACAAAACGTGTAGCAGAGATAGCTGTTTCAATAGTTAATAAATATTCTAAAACCAATTTTATCGTCACAAGGTTTGGGAATGTTTTGGGCTCAAATGGCTCAGTTATCCCCCTTTTTGAAAGACAGATGCTCCATGGAGGTCCGTTGACCATTACAGATCCCAATATCACGCGGTATTTTATGACCATCCCCGAAGCCTGCCAACTGGTTCAGGAAGCTGCTGTTATGGGTAAAGGAGGAGAGATATTTGTATTTGACATGGGCGAACCGGTTAAAATTATGAATCTCGCCAAGCAGATGATCCGCTTAAAAGGATATAACTATCCAGAGGATATTGATATTAAGGTGGTGGGGTTGCGGCCTGGGGAGAAAATATTTGAGGAACTTTTGGCAAATGGGGAAAATACCGAGAAGACGTATCATGAAAAGATTATGATTGCCAAAGTAAATACCGCTGACTTAGCTATCCAAAAAAGTAGAGTAGAATATCTTTGTCAATTTGTAGAAAATGCAAACCCTCATGTAGATAAAATGGAACTTGTAAGATTGATAAAGCAAATTGTGCCCGAATACCGATCACAAAATTCCGTATTTCAAACATTGGATAAATGA
- a CDS encoding glycosyltransferase family 4 protein — protein sequence MLYFIIFAILFILELLYFKVADRFNIIDKPNQRSSHTAITLRGGGVVFYFGALAYFIWSGLQYPWFFFGLTMMTLVSFLDDVFTLSNKIRLLVHFASVLLMAYQLDVFTMPWYYLMITFVVVVGVINAYNFMDGINGITACYSLAVGGLLMLVNQQIVFIEQEFLAFTLLGVLVFTFFNFRKRAKCFAGDVGSVAIAYILLFALGALILKTGNLIYILFLSVYGIDAVWTIIRRLLLKENIFEAHRSHLYQYLGNEAGVNKLLVSFLYGIIQLVIGGFVIIFAQKEFYIQLYFAFGLLIALSVIYLMIKSSIIRRYLK from the coding sequence ATGTTATATTTTATCATCTTCGCTATCCTTTTTATTTTGGAACTGCTCTACTTCAAAGTAGCAGATCGGTTTAATATTATTGATAAGCCCAATCAGCGATCTTCGCATACAGCAATCACATTGCGAGGCGGCGGAGTCGTCTTTTACTTCGGAGCATTGGCATACTTTATCTGGTCTGGTTTACAGTACCCCTGGTTTTTCTTTGGATTGACAATGATGACTCTGGTGTCTTTTTTAGATGATGTCTTTACATTATCGAATAAGATACGTTTATTGGTCCATTTTGCTTCGGTATTGCTGATGGCCTATCAGCTAGATGTATTCACAATGCCTTGGTATTACCTTATGATCACATTTGTTGTTGTGGTTGGCGTAATCAATGCCTATAACTTTATGGATGGTATCAATGGAATTACTGCATGCTATAGTTTAGCTGTTGGAGGTTTGCTTATGCTTGTCAATCAGCAAATAGTGTTTATCGAGCAGGAATTTTTGGCATTTACACTTTTGGGTGTCTTGGTATTTACCTTCTTTAATTTTCGCAAGAGAGCTAAATGTTTTGCTGGCGATGTTGGTTCTGTGGCGATTGCCTATATCCTATTATTTGCTTTAGGAGCACTTATATTAAAAACAGGTAATTTAATTTACATCCTATTTTTATCTGTATATGGCATTGACGCTGTTTGGACGATAATACGCCGATTGCTATTAAAAGAAAATATTTTTGAAGCCCATCGATCTCATTTATACCAATATTTGGGTAATGAAGCTGGGGTCAACAAGCTCTTGGTATCCTTTTTATATGGTATCATTCAATTAGTCATCGGAGGTTTTGTCATTATATTTGCTCAAAAAGAGTTCTACATTCAATTATACTTTGCTTTTGGCTTACTTATTGCTTTAAGCGTAATCTATTTAATGATCAAGTCGTCTATCATTAGGAGGTATTTAAAATAG
- a CDS encoding NAD-dependent epimerase/dehydratase family protein codes for MISDKVLIFGGSGFIGSNLLQYFPQALSISMRSFSEHDHLPPASVFVNLVGKAHDHAGNAEESEYVEVNVELAKTIFQLFVCSSAELLIHVSSLAALEETESENPLNEVDKSNPISVYGKSKRAAELWLLEQKLPVGKKLIIIRPPMVHGPGDKGNLGLLYKLVSKGIPYPLASFDNSRSFICIQNFCFFIDQILSKYDLLESGIYHIADDEAVSTTQIIKIITEVTNKKILNLSLPRQLIKSIAIIGDYIPIPLNTKRLKKMTSDLQVSNIKIKTALGIQKLPLTAEEGLRKTILSFKSH; via the coding sequence ATGATAAGTGATAAAGTACTAATTTTTGGGGGATCAGGTTTTATTGGGAGCAATCTTTTACAGTACTTCCCTCAAGCGCTTTCTATTTCAATGAGGTCATTTAGTGAGCATGACCATCTGCCTCCTGCGTCCGTCTTTGTCAATCTTGTAGGAAAGGCACATGATCATGCTGGAAATGCTGAGGAATCGGAATATGTCGAGGTTAATGTTGAATTGGCAAAAACTATTTTCCAACTCTTTGTTTGTTCCTCTGCTGAACTTCTTATCCATGTTAGCTCGCTGGCAGCATTGGAGGAAACGGAATCTGAAAACCCATTAAATGAGGTGGATAAATCTAATCCGATTTCTGTTTATGGTAAATCTAAGAGGGCTGCAGAATTATGGCTTTTAGAACAAAAGCTTCCAGTAGGCAAAAAGCTTATCATTATTCGTCCTCCTATGGTTCATGGACCTGGTGATAAGGGAAATTTAGGTTTACTATATAAATTAGTTTCAAAGGGTATTCCTTACCCTTTGGCCTCATTCGATAATAGTAGATCATTTATATGTATCCAAAATTTTTGTTTTTTTATTGATCAAATTTTATCTAAATATGACTTGTTGGAATCCGGCATATATCATATAGCGGATGATGAAGCGGTATCCACAACGCAGATCATTAAAATTATAACTGAGGTTACAAATAAAAAGATATTAAATTTATCACTTCCACGTCAATTAATAAAAAGTATCGCTATAATAGGTGATTATATTCCAATTCCTTTAAATACAAAACGTTTAAAGAAGATGACTAGTGATCTACAGGTTTCAAATATAAAGATCAAGACAGCATTAGGAATACAAAAATTACCACTCACAGCAGAAGAAGGTTTACGAAAAACTATTTTATCTTTTAAAAGTCACTGA
- a CDS encoding serine acetyltransferase translates to MTFKEILLESRQNYTKKSKIVVLIFRFSTYYTSSNIFKKLIGAVFICLNTIINEFFFSVEIPHTTKIGKGLKIWHPHGIVINKGCIIGNNFEIRHNCTCGANKLAIPNKFLIGDNVSMGVNSCILGDDIRIGDNVLVGAGVILMSSVLSNHYVIGNKPIIKVLKDRS, encoded by the coding sequence ATGACATTTAAAGAAATACTGTTAGAATCGCGACAAAATTATACTAAGAAATCCAAGATTGTAGTCTTAATATTTAGATTTTCCACATATTATACAAGTTCAAATATTTTTAAGAAGTTAATCGGCGCGGTATTTATTTGCCTAAATACTATTATTAATGAGTTCTTTTTTAGTGTAGAGATTCCTCACACTACTAAAATTGGGAAAGGACTTAAAATTTGGCATCCTCATGGAATAGTAATTAATAAAGGATGCATCATAGGTAATAATTTTGAAATAAGACATAATTGTACATGTGGAGCTAACAAATTGGCTATACCAAACAAATTTTTGATTGGTGATAATGTCTCTATGGGTGTAAATTCTTGTATTTTAGGTGATGATATAAGAATTGGAGATAACGTTTTAGTTGGAGCTGGTGTAATACTTATGAGCAGTGTTTTAAGTAATCATTACGTTATAGGTAACAAGCCTATTATAAAGGTATTGAAAGATAGGTCATGA
- a CDS encoding family 16 glycosylhydrolase has translation MLLQNKLKAIFTFSIFIQLVVSFGQSNQTKYLKEGYQLVWFDEFSGDKFNFDDWWAENDWDHQAESFKQKENLIVKNGFLHLIANKENKRRRNPKFNIKEDNHNFKKEYVDFTSASIMTSGRHQWQYGRFEMRAKIPIDNGLWPAFWTLGANLKQVGWPRCGEIDIMEYYKNQVNSNIGYSLENSPSQVIWSAKFFDLKKVKNKQQWADKFHVWRMDWDENEIVIYLDGNVINRTDIRKLTDKNGYNPFRQPHFIILGMPVGGHNAGNVSPKTVFPKSFIVDYVRVYQKK, from the coding sequence ATGTTACTTCAAAATAAGTTAAAAGCAATATTCACTTTTTCGATCTTTATCCAATTAGTCGTTTCTTTTGGACAATCAAATCAAACAAAATATTTGAAGGAAGGATATCAGTTGGTGTGGTTTGATGAATTCTCGGGAGACAAATTTAATTTTGATGATTGGTGGGCAGAGAATGATTGGGATCATCAAGCTGAATCTTTCAAGCAAAAAGAGAATCTAATTGTGAAAAACGGTTTTTTACATTTGATAGCTAATAAAGAAAATAAAAGGAGGCGAAATCCTAAATTTAATATCAAGGAAGATAATCATAATTTTAAAAAGGAGTATGTTGACTTTACATCAGCTTCTATAATGACAAGTGGAAGGCACCAATGGCAATATGGAAGGTTTGAGATGCGTGCTAAGATCCCCATTGATAATGGTTTATGGCCAGCTTTTTGGACACTTGGTGCGAATCTTAAACAAGTTGGGTGGCCAAGATGTGGTGAAATAGACATTATGGAATATTATAAAAATCAGGTTAATTCAAATATAGGATATTCGCTTGAAAATTCGCCATCACAAGTAATTTGGAGTGCAAAGTTTTTTGATTTAAAAAAGGTTAAAAATAAGCAACAATGGGCTGATAAATTTCATGTTTGGCGTATGGACTGGGATGAAAATGAGATTGTGATTTATTTAGATGGGAATGTTATTAATAGAACTGATATAAGAAAACTTACAGATAAGAACGGTTATAATCCTTTTAGGCAACCACACTTTATCATCTTAGGTATGCCTGTCGGTGGGCATAATGCGGGGAATGTTTCTCCAAAAACAGTTTTTCCGAAAAGTTTCATAGTCGATTATGTTAGAGTATATCAAAAAAAATAA
- a CDS encoding glycosyltransferase — protein MKFSVLMSVYSKERAEFLASSLESILEQTLIPNEIVLVKDGPLTESLDDLLNDFSRKYPHLFKIVNLPQNVGLGKALSKGLEVTTNDLVARMDSDDICYPNRFLEQVTFMESHEDISVLGSTIQEFDSMPGDLSSFRYLPENHNELIKLIKYRNPLNHPTVFFRKSHVLEVGGYKDMQLFEDYYLWVRLIVAGYKIHNLSQPLLHFRTGNNMIGRRSGTHYVVKEIRFLKILRKMGVISYSEFLLSLATKVPFRLLPKSVIQFFYKKFAR, from the coding sequence ATGAAATTTTCCGTATTGATGAGTGTCTATAGTAAAGAGCGTGCTGAGTTTTTGGCGTCATCTTTAGAAAGTATACTTGAACAAACTTTAATTCCAAATGAAATTGTATTAGTAAAAGATGGACCTCTTACTGAATCGTTAGATGATCTGTTAAATGATTTCTCAAGAAAATATCCTCATCTTTTTAAAATAGTTAATTTGCCACAAAATGTTGGCTTAGGTAAAGCTCTTTCTAAAGGATTAGAAGTTACTACAAATGATTTAGTTGCGAGAATGGATAGTGATGATATATGTTATCCCAACCGTTTTCTTGAACAAGTTACTTTTATGGAAAGCCACGAAGATATCAGTGTTTTGGGTAGTACTATTCAGGAGTTTGATAGCATGCCGGGCGATCTTAGTTCGTTCAGATATTTGCCTGAGAATCACAATGAACTTATAAAATTAATTAAATATCGAAATCCTCTTAATCATCCGACTGTATTTTTTAGGAAAAGCCACGTGCTTGAAGTGGGAGGATATAAGGATATGCAACTATTTGAAGATTACTACCTATGGGTAAGATTAATTGTAGCAGGGTATAAGATCCATAATCTTTCGCAGCCTTTATTGCATTTTAGGACTGGAAATAATATGATTGGGAGAAGAAGTGGCACGCATTATGTTGTTAAAGAAATTAGATTTTTGAAAATTTTAAGAAAAATGGGTGTAATCTCTTATTCTGAATTTTTGCTGTCTCTAGCGACAAAAGTCCCATTTAGGTTGTTGCCTAAATCAGTAATTCAATTTTTTTATAAAAAATTTGCTCGTTGA
- a CDS encoding glycosyltransferase family 2 protein: MKIPILSIIVPCYNIEPYVINSIDSIVTQANFDRVELILIDDCSTDNTLEIIRDNFIKYSNIKIIANDINQGVSVTRNRGIEESTGKYLYFFDGDDFLQHKSLNKILDHLEENIDILSFGFTIVEDRKEIIVSNVKYNDTIFTATFFLKKYFKRELLQHICSFVCKASIIKKNNILFSSGTFYAEDQEFQIKCMAHSKVIKYSSQSLFAYMRRANSAMGARINVRHLTSLDVFERMLNYFDDSDSIRGYYINYALYNYYSLVKRLVKDSENSFDYKSRAPQLSSLKCKFDLSCRLGIIVNILNLVDQVSHNALRRLIAKM, from the coding sequence ATGAAAATCCCTATTTTATCTATAATAGTTCCATGTTATAATATTGAGCCTTATGTAATCAATAGTATCGATTCAATTGTTACCCAGGCCAATTTTGACAGAGTAGAGTTAATACTTATAGATGATTGTTCAACAGATAATACGTTAGAAATAATTAGAGATAATTTTATAAAATATTCTAATATTAAGATTATTGCTAACGATATAAACCAAGGAGTTTCAGTAACGCGAAACAGGGGAATTGAAGAGTCTACTGGAAAATATTTGTATTTTTTTGATGGTGATGATTTTCTCCAACATAAATCCTTAAATAAGATTTTAGATCATTTGGAGGAGAATATTGATATTCTTAGTTTCGGTTTTACAATTGTCGAAGATAGAAAAGAAATAATTGTATCTAATGTAAAGTATAATGACACAATATTTACAGCAACATTCTTTTTGAAGAAATATTTTAAGCGCGAATTATTGCAGCATATATGTTCGTTTGTATGTAAAGCTTCTATTATAAAAAAGAACAACATTCTCTTCTCAAGTGGTACTTTTTATGCTGAAGACCAAGAATTTCAAATAAAGTGTATGGCACATTCAAAGGTTATTAAATATAGTAGTCAATCACTATTTGCCTATATGCGTAGAGCTAATTCGGCAATGGGAGCTAGGATTAATGTCCGGCATTTGACATCGTTAGATGTATTTGAGCGTATGCTGAATTATTTCGATGATTCGGATAGCATACGAGGTTATTATATTAATTATGCCTTATATAATTATTATTCTCTTGTGAAACGTTTAGTAAAAGATTCAGAAAATTCTTTTGATTATAAAAGTAGGGCACCTCAGTTGTCAAGTTTAAAATGCAAGTTTGATTTGAGTTGTCGTTTGGGAATTATTGTAAATATACTAAACCTTGTTGATCAAGTTAGCCATAATGCTTTGAGACGTTTAATTGCAAAAATGTAA